ATCCCCTACATCATGGGCCAGGACACCGAGCCGCTCGACGACAAGATCCGCAACCTCGAGTGGTTCGCCGAGAACGTCATCGCCAAGGCCTGATATCGACGGCCTGATACCGACGCCGAGTCACCCCGGCTTGACGGCCTGCACGGTATAGGTGAGCGGCAGTCGTTCGGGGTGCTCAACGAGCACGTACTCGCCGTCGTATTCGGCGCTTTCGACCATGCTCGCGAGCGCTTTCCACGGCGCGTCGCGGTGTTCTTCCAATGCCGTCACGAGGAGACCGGCCGCGGTGAGGGCGGTGAAGACCTCGCCGAGACCGTGATTGAAGGACACACCGGCCGATGCGCTGAGCGTCCCCTGCCCGGCATAGCTGCTCGCCTCGTCGAACGCGGTCCCGGCCGTCTCGAAATACGGATAGTGCACCACCAGCAGATCGTCTTTGCGGGTGTCGCTGAGCGTATCGAGCATGGGGTGGCCTTCCCGCATGAACAACCGTCCGCCGGGACGCAGGAGTTCGGCGACCACCGTCGCCCATCGCCGGATGTCGGGCAACCAGCACAACGCGCCGATACCGGTGTAGACCAGATCGCAGCACTGCACACCGATAGCGCCGACCGCGTCATAGACATCGGACTCGACGAATGCGACAGGGTTGCCGGCGCGCTCGGCCAGGGCGATGCCCGCGGCGATGGCCGACGGCGAGAAGTCCAGTCCGGTCACCGATTTCGGCCCGAGCCTGGCCAAGGACACGGTGTCGGTGCCGATATGGCATTGCAGGTGCACCACGTCGAGTCCGCTGATGTCCCCGAGCCGGGGAAGGTCGTAGCGCACCACACCGGACAGGTACCGCGGGTCGGCGAAACCGTCGAGCTCGTAGCCACCCGGCCCCAGATGTATCGGAACCCGGGACTCCCAGTTCGCCAGATTCAGCGCCCGCCAGTTCTCGGTCATGGCAGATCATTCTGGCATCGCCAATGCCGGCCGCGTGGCGGTGTCAGAAACGCGCGTCGATCGCAGCCACGCTGAGTACATGTTCGAGAACCAGCATCGCCGTTCCGATCGTGGCGGAACGGTCGCCGTGCACCGCGGGACGCACCTGTAGAGCCCCGGTCGCTTCGGCGGTGGCGTTGCCGTACAACGACTCTCGCAGGCCGGCCACGAACATCTCGTACACCCCGGCCATATCGCCTGCGATCACCACGGCCGCCGGGTTGAGCAGGTTCACGGCGGGCGCTATCCCCACACCCACGGTGCGACCACTCTCGCGCACCATCCGGCGCGCCTCGGGGTCACCGTCTGCGGCCAGCTCGGCAACATCA
This DNA window, taken from Mycolicibacterium neoaurum, encodes the following:
- a CDS encoding class I SAM-dependent methyltransferase; translation: MTENWRALNLANWESRVPIHLGPGGYELDGFADPRYLSGVVRYDLPRLGDISGLDVVHLQCHIGTDTVSLARLGPKSVTGLDFSPSAIAAGIALAERAGNPVAFVESDVYDAVGAIGVQCCDLVYTGIGALCWLPDIRRWATVVAELLRPGGRLFMREGHPMLDTLSDTRKDDLLVVHYPYFETAGTAFDEASSYAGQGTLSASAGVSFNHGLGEVFTALTAAGLLVTALEEHRDAPWKALASMVESAEYDGEYVLVEHPERLPLTYTVQAVKPG